One genomic region from Opisthocomus hoazin isolate bOpiHoa1 chromosome Z, bOpiHoa1.hap1, whole genome shotgun sequence encodes:
- the VLDLR gene encoding very low-density lipoprotein receptor isoform X1, with protein MRSDRQRGDPSGGGGGRGAGRRAVPCCWWLCLLVALSCLLAAADGARAKCEESQFPCSNGRCIPLLWKCDGDEDCSDGSDESACVKKTCAESDFVCISGQCVPNRWQCDGDPDCEDGSDESAELCHMRTCRVNEISCGPQSTQCIPVSWKCDGEKDCDSGEDEENCGNVTCSPAEFTCSSGQCISKSFVCNGQDDCSDGSDELECAPPTCGVHEFQCKSSTCIPVSWVCDDDADCSDHSDESLEQCGRQPAPPVKCSASEVQCGSGECIHKKWRCDGDPDCKDGSDEINCPSRTCRPDQFRCEDGNCIHGSRQCNGVRDCLDGTDEASCNNVIQCSGPGKFKCRSGECIDVSKVCNQQRDCKDWSDEPLKECNINECLVNNGGCSHICRDLVIGYECDCPAGFELIDRRTCGDIDECQNPGICSQICINLKGGYKCECSRGYQMDLATGVCKAVGKEPCLIFTNRRDIRKIGLERKEYIQLVEQLRNTVALDADIAEQKLYWADFSQKAIFSASIDTRDKVGRHIRILDNVHSPAGIAVDWVYKNIYWSDSTAKTISVASLDGTKRKVLFLSELREPASLAVDPLSGFMYWSDWGEPAKIEKAGMNGFDRQQLVTTEIQWPNGIALDLVKSRLYWLDSKLHMLSSVDLNGQDRRIVLKSHMFLPHPLALTIFEDRVYWIDGENEAVYGANKFTGSELVTLVNNLNDAQDIIVYHELVQPSGRNWCEENMANGGCSYLCLPAPQINEHSPKYTCACPIGYFLQEDGLRCAVSGTGTTVAYTEAKDTSTTEKSPTVGLVPGAFNMSGTTPEVAAAGGASVAWTVLPVLLLVMAAVAGYFMWRNWQHKNMKSMNFDNPVYLKTTEEDLTIDIGRHSGSVGHTYPAISVVSTDDDMA; from the exons TGAAGAAGACGTGTGCTGAATCTGATTTTGTATGCATCAGTGGTCAGTGTGTGCCTAACAGGTGGCAGTGTGATGGAGATCCGGACTGTGAGGATGGGTCTGACGAGAGTGCTGAACTGTGCC ATATGAGAACATGCCGGGTAAATGAAATCAGCTGTGGTCCTCAGTCAACCCAGTGTATCCCGGTGTCCTGGAAATGTGATGGTGAAAAAGACTgtgacagtggagaagatgaagAGAATTGTG GCAATGTGACCTGTAGTCCAGCAGAGTTCACATGCAGCAGTGGGCAGTGCATTTCGAAGAGCTTTGTCTGCAATGGTCAAGATGACTGCAGCGATGGCAGTGATGAGCTGGAGTGTGCACCTCCTACCTGTGGAGTTCATGAGTTCCAGTGCAAGAGCTCCACTTGCATCCCTGTCAGCTGGGTGTGTGATGATGATGCGGACTGCTCTGACCACTCGGATGAATCTCTCGAGCAGTGTGGCCGCCAGCCTGCACCTCCTGTGAAGTGCTCTGCTAGTGAGGTGCAATGTGGCTCAGGTGAATGTATCCACAAAAAGTGGCGCTGTGATGGAGACCCTGACTGCAAGGATGGAAGTGATGAAATCAACTGCC CTTCTCGGACCTGCAGACCAGACCAGTTCAGGTGTGAAGATGGGAACTGCATCCATGGGAGTAGGCAGTGCAATGGTGTGAGAGACTGTCTGGATGGCACTGATGAAGCAAGTTGTAACAATG TTATTCAGTGCTCTGGACCTGGCAAATTCAAGTGCAGAAGTGGAGAATGTATAGATGTCAGTAAAGTGTGTAACCAGCAGAGAGACTGCAAGGACTGGAGTGATGAGCCCCTCAAGGAGTGTA ACATAAATGAATGTCTGGTGAACAATGGTGGATGCTCTCATATCTGCAGAGATCTCGTTATTGGCTACGAATGTGACTGTCCAGCTGGGTTTGAGCTTATAGACAGAAGAACCTGTGGAG ATATTGATGAATGCCAGAACCCTGGTATCTGTAGTCAAATCTGTATCAACCTAAAAGGGGGCTACAAATGTGAATGTAGCCGTGGCTATCAGATGGATCTTGCTACTGGGGTGTGTAAGGCAGTGG GGAAAGAACCATGTCTAATTTTCACCAACCGCCGGGATATCAGGAAGATTGGCCTTGAGAGGAAAGAATACATTCAGCTGGTagagcagctgagaaacactgTAGCTCTAGATGCTGATattgctgagcaaaagctttactgGGCTGACTTCAGCCAAAAAGCAATCTTCAG TGCCTCTATTGATACCCGTGATAAAGTTGGAAGACACATCAGAATCCTGGACAACGTACACAGCCCTGCAGGAATTGCTGTTGACTGGGTTTATAAGAACATCTACTGGTCTGACTCAACTGCAAAGACTATTTCAGTGGCTAGCCTAGATGGCACaaaaagaaaggttttgtttCTCTCTGAGTTGAGAGAGCCAGCTTCTCTTGCTGTAGATCCTCTCTCTGG CTTTATGTACTGGTCAGACTGGGGTGAGCCAGCAAAAATTGAAAAAGCAGGAATGAATGGATTTGACAGACAGCAGCTTGTGACAACAGAAATCCAATGGCCTAATGGAATTGCTCTAG ATCTTGTGAAAAGCCGTCTGTACTGGCTTGATTCTAAACTACATATGCTATCAAGTGTGGACTTGAATGGTCAGGACCGTAGAATTGTGCTGAAGTCTCATATGTTCCTACCTCACCCTCTTGCTCTAACAATATTTGAG GACCGTGTGTACTGGATTGATGGAGAGAATGAGGCAGTCTATGGTGCCAACAAATTTACTGGATCTGAATTGGTTACCCTAGTGAACAACCTCAATGATGCACAGGACATCATTGTGTATCACGAACTCGTTCAGCCTTCAG GCAGGAACTGGTGTGAAGAGAACATGGCAAATGGAGGTTGTAGCTACCTGTGCCTGCCTGCTCCTCAGATAAATGAACACTCTCCAAAGTACACCTGTGCATGTCCTATTGGATACTTCTTGCAGGAGGATGGTCTGAGATGTGCAG TTTCAGGTACTGGAACAACTGTGGCTTACACTGAGGCTAAAGATaccagcacaacagaaaaatctCCAACTGTTGGACTAGTTCCTGGAG CATTCAACATGAGTGGTACGACACCTGAAgttgctgcagctggaggagcaTCAGTGGCTTGGACTGTTCTTCCTGTCT TATTGCTGGTGATGGCTGCAGTGGCTGGCTACTTCATGTGGCGTAACTGGCAGCACAAGAACATGAAGAGCATGAATTTTGATAATCCTGTCTACCTGAAAACTACAGAAGAAGACCTCACAATTGATATTGGAAGACACAGTGGTTCAGTGGGACACACCTACCCTGCA ATATCTGTTGTAAGCACAGATGATGATATGGCGTGA
- the VLDLR gene encoding very low-density lipoprotein receptor isoform X2: MRSDRQRGDPSGGGGGRGAGRRAVPCCWWLCLLVALSCLLAAADGARAKCEESQFPCSNGRCIPLLWKCDGDEDCSDGSDESACVKKTCAESDFVCISGQCVPNRWQCDGDPDCEDGSDESAELCHMRTCRVNEISCGPQSTQCIPVSWKCDGEKDCDSGEDEENCGNVTCSPAEFTCSSGQCISKSFVCNGQDDCSDGSDELECAPPTCGVHEFQCKSSTCIPVSWVCDDDADCSDHSDESLEQCGRQPAPPVKCSASEVQCGSGECIHKKWRCDGDPDCKDGSDEINCPSRTCRPDQFRCEDGNCIHGSRQCNGVRDCLDGTDEASCNNVIQCSGPGKFKCRSGECIDVSKVCNQQRDCKDWSDEPLKECNINECLVNNGGCSHICRDLVIGYECDCPAGFELIDRRTCGDIDECQNPGICSQICINLKGGYKCECSRGYQMDLATGVCKAVGKEPCLIFTNRRDIRKIGLERKEYIQLVEQLRNTVALDADIAEQKLYWADFSQKAIFSASIDTRDKVGRHIRILDNVHSPAGIAVDWVYKNIYWSDSTAKTISVASLDGTKRKVLFLSELREPASLAVDPLSGFMYWSDWGEPAKIEKAGMNGFDRQQLVTTEIQWPNGIALDLVKSRLYWLDSKLHMLSSVDLNGQDRRIVLKSHMFLPHPLALTIFEDRVYWIDGENEAVYGANKFTGSELVTLVNNLNDAQDIIVYHELVQPSGRNWCEENMANGGCSYLCLPAPQINEHSPKYTCACPIGYFLQEDGLRCAAFNMSGTTPEVAAAGGASVAWTVLPVLLLVMAAVAGYFMWRNWQHKNMKSMNFDNPVYLKTTEEDLTIDIGRHSGSVGHTYPAISVVSTDDDMA; the protein is encoded by the exons TGAAGAAGACGTGTGCTGAATCTGATTTTGTATGCATCAGTGGTCAGTGTGTGCCTAACAGGTGGCAGTGTGATGGAGATCCGGACTGTGAGGATGGGTCTGACGAGAGTGCTGAACTGTGCC ATATGAGAACATGCCGGGTAAATGAAATCAGCTGTGGTCCTCAGTCAACCCAGTGTATCCCGGTGTCCTGGAAATGTGATGGTGAAAAAGACTgtgacagtggagaagatgaagAGAATTGTG GCAATGTGACCTGTAGTCCAGCAGAGTTCACATGCAGCAGTGGGCAGTGCATTTCGAAGAGCTTTGTCTGCAATGGTCAAGATGACTGCAGCGATGGCAGTGATGAGCTGGAGTGTGCACCTCCTACCTGTGGAGTTCATGAGTTCCAGTGCAAGAGCTCCACTTGCATCCCTGTCAGCTGGGTGTGTGATGATGATGCGGACTGCTCTGACCACTCGGATGAATCTCTCGAGCAGTGTGGCCGCCAGCCTGCACCTCCTGTGAAGTGCTCTGCTAGTGAGGTGCAATGTGGCTCAGGTGAATGTATCCACAAAAAGTGGCGCTGTGATGGAGACCCTGACTGCAAGGATGGAAGTGATGAAATCAACTGCC CTTCTCGGACCTGCAGACCAGACCAGTTCAGGTGTGAAGATGGGAACTGCATCCATGGGAGTAGGCAGTGCAATGGTGTGAGAGACTGTCTGGATGGCACTGATGAAGCAAGTTGTAACAATG TTATTCAGTGCTCTGGACCTGGCAAATTCAAGTGCAGAAGTGGAGAATGTATAGATGTCAGTAAAGTGTGTAACCAGCAGAGAGACTGCAAGGACTGGAGTGATGAGCCCCTCAAGGAGTGTA ACATAAATGAATGTCTGGTGAACAATGGTGGATGCTCTCATATCTGCAGAGATCTCGTTATTGGCTACGAATGTGACTGTCCAGCTGGGTTTGAGCTTATAGACAGAAGAACCTGTGGAG ATATTGATGAATGCCAGAACCCTGGTATCTGTAGTCAAATCTGTATCAACCTAAAAGGGGGCTACAAATGTGAATGTAGCCGTGGCTATCAGATGGATCTTGCTACTGGGGTGTGTAAGGCAGTGG GGAAAGAACCATGTCTAATTTTCACCAACCGCCGGGATATCAGGAAGATTGGCCTTGAGAGGAAAGAATACATTCAGCTGGTagagcagctgagaaacactgTAGCTCTAGATGCTGATattgctgagcaaaagctttactgGGCTGACTTCAGCCAAAAAGCAATCTTCAG TGCCTCTATTGATACCCGTGATAAAGTTGGAAGACACATCAGAATCCTGGACAACGTACACAGCCCTGCAGGAATTGCTGTTGACTGGGTTTATAAGAACATCTACTGGTCTGACTCAACTGCAAAGACTATTTCAGTGGCTAGCCTAGATGGCACaaaaagaaaggttttgtttCTCTCTGAGTTGAGAGAGCCAGCTTCTCTTGCTGTAGATCCTCTCTCTGG CTTTATGTACTGGTCAGACTGGGGTGAGCCAGCAAAAATTGAAAAAGCAGGAATGAATGGATTTGACAGACAGCAGCTTGTGACAACAGAAATCCAATGGCCTAATGGAATTGCTCTAG ATCTTGTGAAAAGCCGTCTGTACTGGCTTGATTCTAAACTACATATGCTATCAAGTGTGGACTTGAATGGTCAGGACCGTAGAATTGTGCTGAAGTCTCATATGTTCCTACCTCACCCTCTTGCTCTAACAATATTTGAG GACCGTGTGTACTGGATTGATGGAGAGAATGAGGCAGTCTATGGTGCCAACAAATTTACTGGATCTGAATTGGTTACCCTAGTGAACAACCTCAATGATGCACAGGACATCATTGTGTATCACGAACTCGTTCAGCCTTCAG GCAGGAACTGGTGTGAAGAGAACATGGCAAATGGAGGTTGTAGCTACCTGTGCCTGCCTGCTCCTCAGATAAATGAACACTCTCCAAAGTACACCTGTGCATGTCCTATTGGATACTTCTTGCAGGAGGATGGTCTGAGATGTGCAG CATTCAACATGAGTGGTACGACACCTGAAgttgctgcagctggaggagcaTCAGTGGCTTGGACTGTTCTTCCTGTCT TATTGCTGGTGATGGCTGCAGTGGCTGGCTACTTCATGTGGCGTAACTGGCAGCACAAGAACATGAAGAGCATGAATTTTGATAATCCTGTCTACCTGAAAACTACAGAAGAAGACCTCACAATTGATATTGGAAGACACAGTGGTTCAGTGGGACACACCTACCCTGCA ATATCTGTTGTAAGCACAGATGATGATATGGCGTGA